A DNA window from Carassius gibelio isolate Cgi1373 ecotype wild population from Czech Republic chromosome A6, carGib1.2-hapl.c, whole genome shotgun sequence contains the following coding sequences:
- the LOC128016050 gene encoding toll-like receptor 13 gives MRQSSAFFFILNCCVLITLIDGFSLSNCTIYFPFEYTGHLKVLCNRMSYWKIPSPLPHNTVNLDISNNAIHQIDERDFIGLSNLIILNISHNRISEIHSNALSDLTNLEELNLSNNKIKSVTTNLFKGLANLSHLRLDSNYLETIENQSFATLSNLRFVNLTNNKLKHLSELHSVLQVPHLQELYLGKNGFSVFNSSDIPSAFFGLKKLDLSRNPLTVFKMMENIFPDLEYLDLSSCFQKKTPDWFILDKAFLNTVKTVNLSRNQIEVNQLDYIMQSFPSVTWMALDGLKGFKAEIFLQKACSPSLRGLHLEDNKLSVLNDHMFRPCALLNELHLRNNGVLRMYKSSFNHLVNLIELRIQKNSLKQLNNTLQVLPNLRILDLHLNSIQNLDCSDFTNLTQLRHLYLHRNRIVTIKACVFKDLGNLEELILSSNRVLTVSGTFTHGPQNLQCLDLNNNKLGAIQNYNFKALNSLETLRLADNQILNIYPYAFAGLINLTDLHLASNKITETSLRNRDVFAGTPNIKSLDVSCNYISYESQEELQSPPFIHLSELRVLKINSQRQNLNHIPSNFLKGLTNLKDFYAGNLNIENLHVDTFSYTPKLTYLDLSSNNLVNRDALTPKLFQPITGLNKITLGKTHLKSLDFLVDANLSNLTILRASMNELQLINQKIIQSLPKLKVLDLQNNSFTCDCSNAWFIDWAFKKNKTQVLYLNRYECRYPLSLSGKSLAAFNAESCNVNYDFICFIYSSSIVFLTLVISFIYHFLKWQLVYAYYLFLAFLNDKKRKQISNHLDFQYDAFISYNAQEEPWVLEELVPKLEDQHGLRLCLHHRDFQPGKAIIDNIVDAIYNSRKTVCLITHNYLKSVWCSQEIQVASFRLFDEQEDVLVLVFLEDIPMHQLSPYYQMRKLVKKQTYLQRPKPGEDTQAFWQKLKIALETKENMEDTQILSGKDV, from the coding sequence ATGAGGCAAAGTTCtgcatttttcttcattttgaacTGTTGCGTCCTCATAACCCTGATCGACGGGTTTTCTTTGAGTAACTGCACGATTTATTTCCCCTTCGAATACACTGGCCATCTGAAGGTGCTGTGCAACAGGATGAGCTACTGGAAGATACCTTCTCCATTACCACACAATACCGTCAATTTGGATATTTCCAATAATGCCATCCATCAGATCGATGAAAGGGATTTCATCGGACTTTCAAATCTGATCATTTTAAACATATCTCACAACAGGATATCCGAAATACACAGCAATGCACTGAGTGACCTAACAAACCTGGAAGAGCTCAACCTGTCCAACAATAAAATCAAAAGTGTTACCACAAACCTGTTCAAGGGTCTTGCAAACCTGTCTCATTTAAGACTTGACTCGAATTACCTAGAGACGATTGAAAACCAGTCATTTGCAACACTTTCGAATTTGAGATTCGTAAACCTAACCAATAACAAGTTAAAGCACCTTTCCGAACTCCATTCTGTTCTTCAAGTACCACATTTGCAAGAACTTTACTTGGGAAAGAACGGCTTCAGTGTTTTCAACTCAAGCGACATCCCGTCAGCATTCTTTGGTTTGAAAAAGTTGGATCTGTCGAGGAATCCCTTGACAGTGTTCAAGATGATGGAAAACATCTTTCCTGATCTTGAGTACTTGGACTTGTCAAGCTGTTTCCAGAAAAAAACTCCCGATTGGTTTATTCTAGACAAGGCGTTCCTGAACACAGTCAAGACTGTCAACCTCAGTAGGAATCAGATTGAAGTGAACCAATTGGATTATATAATGCAGAGTTTCCCTTCTGTGACCTGGATGGCACTGGATGGTCTGAAGGGGTTCAAGGCGGAGATCTTTTTACAGAAAGCATGTTCTCCCAGTCTGAGGGGTCTCCACTTGGAGGACAACAAACTTTCTGTACTTAACGATCACATGTTTAGACCGTGTGCACTTTTGAATGAGTTGCACCTAAGAAACAACGGAGTACTGAGAATGTATAAGTCGTCATTCAATCATCTAGTCAACTTGATAGAATTACGAATACAAAAGAACTCCCTGAAGCAACTTAACAACACTCTTCAGGTTCTCCCCAACTTACGGATCCTCGACCTTCATCTCAACAGCATTCAAAATCTAGACTGCTCTGATTTTACCAATCTGACGCAGTTAAGACATCTGTATTTGCACAGGAACCGAATTGTGACAATCAAGGCATGTGTATTCAAGGATTTGGGAAATCTCGAAGAGCTCATTTTGAGCAGCAATCGTGTGTTAACGGTCAGTGGAACCTTTACACATGGCCCCCAAAACTTACAATGTTTAGATTTGAATAACAACAAGTTGGGTGCAatccaaaattacaattttaaagctttaaatTCCCTTGAGACATTACGTCTTGCAGATAACCAAATTTTAAATATCTATCCATATGCTTTTGCAGGACTCATAAATTTAACAGACTTGCATCTTGCATCTAATAAAATCACGGAAACATCTCTAAGAAATCGTGATGTGTTCGCCGGTACGCCTAACATAAAAAGTTTAGACGTGTCTTGCAATTACATCTCATACGAGAGTCAAGAGGAGCTACAAAGTCCACCGTTCATCCATTTAAGTGAACTGAGAGTTTTGAAGATTAATAGTCAACGTCAAAACTTAAACCACATCCCCTCGAACTTTCTGAAAGGTCTCACAAACTTGAAAGACTTTTATGCTGGGAATCTTAACATAGAGAATTTACATGTGGACACTTTTAGTTACACTCCCAAGCTTACTTATTTGGATTTGTCAAGTAATAATCTTGTGAACAGGGATGCCTTGACACCCAAGCTTTTCCAGCCAATAACAGGCCTAAATAAGATTACGCTGGGTAAGACTCACCTTAAGTCCTTGGACTTCTTAGTTGATGCAAATCTCTCCAATCTGACGATCCTACGAGCAAGTATGAATGAACTTCAACTTATAAATCAGAAAATCATCCAATCGCTTCCTAAACTGAAAGTGCTTGACCTGCAAAACAACAGCTTTACATGCGACTGTAGTAATGCTTGGTTCATCGACTGGGCCTTCAAGAAAAATAAAACGCAGGTGCTCTACCTGAACAGATATGAATGTCGCTATCCCCTTTCTTTAAGTGGAAAGAGTCTAGCCGCTTTCAACGCTGAATCCTGCAATGTGAATTACGACTTCATCTGCTTTATCTACAGCTCTTCCATTGTCTTTCTCACTCTAGTCATTTCATTTATCTACCACTTTCTAAAATGGCAACTGGTCTATGCATACTACCTCTTCTTAGCCTTCCTCAATGACAAAAAGAGGAAGCAAATCTCAAATCATCTGGATTTCCAATACGACGCCTTCATTTCCTACAATGCTCAAGAAGAGCCATGGGTCTTGGAAGAACTTGTGCCCAAACTTGAGGATCAACACGGATTGAGATTGTGCCTTCATCACCGAGACTTCCAGCCAGGAAAGGCCATTATTGACAACATTGTGGACGCAATATACAACAGCCGCAAAACCGTCTGCCTGATCACGCACAACTACCTAAAGAGCGTTTGGTGTTCGCAGGAGATCCAGGTGGCCAGCTTTAGACTTTTTGATGAACAGGAAGATGTTTTGGTTCTAGTTTTCCTTGAGGATATTCCCATGCACCAGCTTTCGCCATATTACCAAATGCGGAAGTTGGTGAAGAAACAGACGTATCTACAGCGCCCCAAACCTGGAGAAGATACTCAAGCATTCTGGCAGAAACTCAAAATAGCCCTCGAGACTAAAGAAAACATGGAGGACACACAGATTCTTTCTGGAAAAGATGTTTAA